From a region of the Deinococcus terrestris genome:
- a CDS encoding phosphatase PAP2 family protein gives MEAFWLAVTNLGRDEVFIVVLALYTWLVNPWGGRNLGVAFALSYLVNTALKFGFDLPRPFDNGAAASEAARATAGGPGLPSGHTQMAATLWGGIAAQMGRPGAWVVALVLIGLIAFSRLALNVHYPSDVIVGLGLGAAFAALAARGHFAQPGAARWLIPALFLGVTALLPAGTPREYAVALGLTAGFWFVRPTYQPPRDWAGRLIVALLGLLIVFAVYFGLAALLGGLSDLPLVRALRYAALVWVAAEGAPLLLGRWLRRA, from the coding sequence ATGGAAGCATTCTGGTTGGCTGTCACGAACCTCGGCCGTGACGAGGTCTTTATCGTCGTCCTCGCGCTCTATACCTGGCTGGTCAATCCCTGGGGCGGGCGGAATCTGGGCGTCGCCTTCGCGCTGTCGTATCTGGTCAATACGGCCCTGAAGTTCGGCTTCGATCTGCCCCGCCCCTTTGACAACGGCGCGGCAGCGAGCGAGGCGGCGCGGGCCACGGCGGGCGGCCCCGGCCTACCCAGCGGGCACACCCAGATGGCGGCGACCCTCTGGGGCGGCATCGCCGCGCAGATGGGCCGACCCGGCGCCTGGGTGGTCGCCCTGGTCCTGATCGGGTTGATCGCCTTTTCGCGGCTGGCGCTGAACGTGCATTACCCGAGTGACGTGATCGTCGGCCTGGGGCTGGGCGCGGCGTTCGCGGCGCTCGCGGCACGGGGGCACTTCGCGCAGCCGGGGGCCGCCCGCTGGCTGATTCCGGCACTGTTCCTGGGGGTCACGGCCCTGCTGCCCGCCGGGACGCCGCGCGAGTACGCGGTCGCCCTGGGCCTCACGGCGGGGTTCTGGTTCGTGCGGCCGACCTACCAGCCGCCGCGTGACTGGGCCGGGCGGCTGATCGTCGCCCTGCTGGGCCTGCTGATCGTCTTCGCGGTGTATTTCGGGCTGGCGGCGCTGCTGGGGGGTCTGAGCGACCTGCCACTCGTGCGGGCGCTGCGCTACGCCGCGTTGGTCTGGGTCGCGGCCGAGGGAGCGCCGCTGCTGCTGGGGCGCTGGCTGCGGCGGGCGTAG
- a CDS encoding ABC transporter ATP-binding protein yields the protein MTVSSPDVLHAAPHRSESALELRGITKRFPLVLANDNISMNVKWGSVHALCGENGAGKSTLMKIVYGAQPPTSGEIVVDGEVVNFTDPSQAIARGIGMVFQHFMLVDTLTVTENVILGAEPTSGGAIDYASARRRVAELIAQFGFALNPDALVGDLPVGLQQKVEILKTLYRGARILILDEPTAVLTPSETDELFDFLKHQYAASGNAVIFISHKLHEVLHISDTISVIRDGKMIGTIPAQGATTETLAQMMVGREVSLRVQKAPAQPGEVALDVRGVSVAGEHGFAVKNVSFQVRAGEIVGIAGVEGNGQSELVEAITGLTPVAGGEITYLGRRAHGVREVEASGLSHIPEDRNERGLVLDMTTAENYILGEHDRAPFAGPMGFLRLDVIEENARRLSEQYDVRPRSPSLRAGQYSGGNAQKLIVAREMRKGPKILVASQPTRGVDIGAIEFIHARIVEARDQGLAVLLISADLGEVMNLSDRILVMYEGEVVGEVPASEATETGLGLLMTGSGGTSGRSGEISETLQTGER from the coding sequence ATGACGGTCTCCTCCCCCGACGTGCTGCACGCCGCGCCGCACCGCTCCGAGTCCGCGCTGGAGCTGCGCGGGATCACCAAACGCTTTCCCCTCGTGCTCGCCAACGACAACATCTCCATGAACGTGAAGTGGGGCAGCGTCCACGCCCTGTGCGGCGAGAACGGCGCGGGCAAAAGCACGCTGATGAAGATCGTGTACGGCGCCCAGCCCCCCACCTCCGGCGAGATCGTCGTGGACGGCGAGGTCGTGAACTTCACCGATCCCTCGCAGGCCATCGCGCGGGGCATCGGCATGGTGTTTCAGCACTTCATGCTGGTGGACACCCTGACCGTCACCGAGAACGTGATTCTGGGTGCCGAGCCGACCTCGGGCGGGGCCATCGACTATGCCTCGGCGCGGCGGCGGGTCGCGGAGCTGATCGCGCAGTTCGGCTTCGCGCTCAACCCCGACGCGCTCGTGGGGGACCTCCCGGTGGGCCTTCAGCAGAAGGTCGAGATTCTCAAGACCCTGTACCGGGGCGCCCGCATCCTGATTCTCGACGAGCCGACTGCCGTGCTGACTCCCAGCGAGACGGACGAGCTGTTCGACTTCCTGAAACACCAGTACGCGGCGAGCGGCAACGCCGTCATCTTCATCAGCCACAAGCTGCACGAGGTGCTGCACATCTCGGACACCATCTCGGTCATCCGCGACGGCAAGATGATCGGCACGATTCCCGCCCAGGGGGCCACCACTGAGACGCTCGCGCAGATGATGGTGGGCCGTGAGGTCAGCCTGCGCGTGCAAAAGGCCCCCGCCCAGCCCGGCGAGGTCGCGCTCGACGTGCGCGGCGTGAGCGTGGCGGGCGAGCACGGCTTCGCCGTGAAGAACGTGTCCTTTCAGGTTCGCGCGGGCGAGATCGTCGGGATAGCGGGCGTGGAGGGCAACGGCCAGAGCGAACTCGTGGAGGCGATCACCGGCCTGACCCCGGTCGCGGGCGGCGAGATCACCTACCTGGGCCGCCGGGCACACGGGGTGCGCGAGGTCGAGGCGTCCGGCCTCTCACACATCCCCGAGGACCGCAACGAGCGTGGGCTGGTGCTGGACATGACCACCGCCGAGAACTACATCCTGGGCGAGCACGACCGCGCCCCCTTCGCCGGGCCGATGGGTTTCCTGCGGCTGGACGTGATCGAGGAGAACGCCAGGCGCCTCAGCGAGCAGTACGACGTGCGCCCCCGCAGCCCCAGCCTGCGGGCCGGGCAGTATTCCGGCGGCAACGCCCAGAAGCTGATCGTGGCCCGCGAGATGCGCAAGGGGCCGAAGATTCTGGTCGCCTCGCAACCCACGCGCGGGGTGGACATCGGCGCCATCGAGTTCATCCACGCCCGCATCGTGGAGGCACGGGACCAGGGCCTCGCCGTGCTGCTGATCAGCGCTGACTTGGGCGAGGTCATGAACCTCTCCGACCGCATCTTGGTGATGTACGAGGGCGAGGTCGTGGGCGAGGTCCCCGCCAGCGAGGCCACCGAAACGGGCCTGGGCCTGCTGATGACCGGCAGCGGCGGCACGAGCGGCCGCAGCGGCGAGATCAGCGAGACGTTGCAAACGGGCGAACGCTAA